Proteins encoded together in one Vigna angularis cultivar LongXiaoDou No.4 chromosome 5, ASM1680809v1, whole genome shotgun sequence window:
- the LOC108323459 gene encoding pentatricopeptide repeat-containing protein At1g73710-like, which yields MFTASFSLKPFSSSFSSSCSSSTTTLFPKLLFPPFSHLHPPPCVSPPLCTLHSNTLPLPSNKKKKKKKPYDGALPSLLRSLKAAADVALVLGSLPDAPSLSPKEITVILNELSSSWQRATRAFDWFRSQTWYTHNVIHYNVVLRALGRAQQWDQLRICWQDMAKNGVLPTNNTYSMLVDVYGKAGLVQEALLWIRHMRVRGFFPDEVTMCTAVKVLKDVGEFDKAHRFYKGWCDGSVELDDLDLDLESSFRSNASGRSTNTSASMAISFKQFLSTELFKIGGRVSTSVAHSNLCNVPQKPRLSTTYNVLIDLYGKAGRLSDAAEVFEEMLKEGVAMDVWTFNTMIFICGSRGDLVEAEALLGIMEEKGVAPDTKTYNTFLSLYAEAGDVDAAVSCYRRVWEAGLCPDVVTYRALLGMLCKKNMVQDVEDLIDEMERDSVGVDEHALPGIVEMYVSKGDIDKVYQLLKKFHINREMSMKIRAAVMDVFAERGLCEEAENLFYGGRDLTVHKKDVLECNVMIKAYGKTRLYDKAVSLFKGMKNHGTWPNESTYNSLIQMLSGGDLVDQAIELMDEMQELGFKPPCQTFSAIIGCYARLGRLSDAKRVYGEMLRVGVRPNEVVYGSLINGYAEHGSLEETLKYFYMMEESGFSANLVVLTSLLKAYCKVGNLEGAKAIYERMKNMEGGLDLVACNSMIGLFADLGLVSEAKLAFENLREMGRADAVSYATIMYLYKAVGMMDKAIEIAEEMKLSGLLKDCVSYNKVLVCYAANGQFNECGKLVHEMISHKLLPNDGTFKVLFTILKKGGIPNEAVAQLESSYQEGKPYARQATFTALYSLVGMHTLALESARPFIESEVELDSSAYNVAIYAYGSAGDINKALNIYMKMRDKHVGPDLATYIYLVGCYGKAGMIEGVKRVYSQLEYGEIESSESLYKAIIEAYKICNRKDLAELVSREMRFALNSQEHSEVGSEGQYDEYEVGSEDEYKVGSETDYDEF from the coding sequence ATGTTCACAGCTTCATTCTCCCTTaaacccttttcttcttccttctcgtCCTCCTGCTCCTCATCCACCACCACCCTTTTCCCCAAACTCCTCTTCCCACCTTTCTCACATCTCCACCCACCGCCATGTGTCTCTCCACCTCTCTGCACCCTCCACTCCAACACCCTCCCCCTCCcctcaaacaaaaaaaagaaaaagaaaaaaccataCGACGGCGCTTTGCCCTCCCTCCTCCGATCCCTCAAAGCAGCCGCGGATGTGGCCCTCGTACTTGGCTCTCTCCCGGACGCTCCCTCCCTCTCTCCCAAAGAAATTACCGTCATCCTCAACGAACTGTCTTCCTCGTGGCAGCGCGCGACCAGGGCCTTCGACTGGTTCAGGTCCCAAACGTGGTACACCCACAACGTCATTCACTACAACGTTGTTCTAAGAGCGCTGGGAAGGGCTCAGCAGTGGGACCAGCTCCGCATCTGCTGGCAAGACATGGCTAAAAATGGCGTCTTGCCCACCAATAACACCTACAGCATGCTCGTTGATGTGTATGGGAAAGCAGGTCTTGTCCAAGAAGCGCTTTTGTGGATTAGGCACATGAGGGTGAGAGGTTTTTTTCCTGATGAGGTTACTATGTGCACTGCTGTTAAGGTGTTGAAGGACGTGGGAGAGTTTGATAAGGCTCATAGGTTTTACAAGGGGTGGTGTGATGGGAGTGTTGAGTTGGATGATCTTGATTTGGATTTAGAGAGTTCTTTTCGTAGTAATGCTAGTGGTAGAAGTACTAATACGTCTGCATCAATGGCAATTAGTTTCAAACAGTTTCTCTCTACTGAGTTGTTTAAGATTGGTGGAAGAGTGTCTACTTCCGTGGCACATTCAAATTTGTGCAATGTGCCACAAAAGCCTCGTCTCTCTACCACCTATAATGTGTTGATAGATTTGTATGGGAAGGCAGGACGGTTAAGCGATGCAGCCGAGGTTTTTGAAGAAATGCTGAAGGAGGGTGTAGCCATGGATGTGTGGACTTTTAATACCATGATTTTTATTTGTGGGAGTCGTGGTGATTTGGTGGAGGCGGAGGCTTTGCTTGGGATAATGGAGGAAAAAGGGGTGGCGCCCGATACCAAGACTTATAATACTTTTCTGTCTTTGTATGCTGAGGCTGGGGATGTCGATGCTGCGGTTTCTTGTTATAGGAGAGTGTGGGAGGCTGGTTTGTGTCCTGATGTTGTGACTTACCGAGCTCTTCTTGGTATGCTATGCAAAAAGAATATGGTTCAGGATGTGGAAGATTTGATTGATGAAATGGAGAGGGATTCTGTGGGTGTTGACGAGCATGCACTTCCGGGAATTGTGGAGATGTATGTTAGTAAGGGGGATATTGATAAAGTGTATCAGCTGCTGAAGAAGTTTCATATAAATAGGGAGATGTCCATGAAAATTCGGGCGGCGGTTATGGATGTTTTTGCTGAGAGAGGACTCTGTGAGGAAGCAGAGAATTTGTTTTATGGAGGAAGGGACTTGACAGTACATAAAAAGGATGTTTTAGAGTGCAATGTTATGATCAAAGCGTATGGAAAAACTAGACTTTATGACAAGGCTGTGTCTCTCTTTAAGGGAATGAAAAATCACGGGACTTGGCCTAATGAAAGCACATACAATTCTCTTATTCAAATGTTGTCTGGTGGTGATTTAGTGGACCAAGCAATAGAACTTATGGATGAAATGCAAGAATTAGGGTTTAAGCCACCTTGTCAAACTTTTTCTGCTATTATTGGTTGTTATGCTCGCCTTGGTCGGCTTTCTGATGCCAAGCGTGTGTACGGAGAAATGCTAAGAGTTGGAGTAAGACCAAATGAGGTTGTGTATGGCTCTTTAATAAATGGATATGCAGAACATGGTAGTCTTGAAGAGACACTTAAATACTTCTACATGATGGAAGAATCTGGGTTTTCAGCTAATTTAGTTGTGTTAACATCCTTACTGAAGGCTTATTGTAAGGTTGGAAATTTGGAAGGAGCAAAAGCCATCTATGAGCGGATGAAGAACATGGAAGGGGGTCTGGATTTAGTTGCATGTAATAGTATGATCGGCCTCTTTGCGGATCTTGGCTTGGTTTCTGAAGCCAAGTTGgcttttgaaaatttgagaGAAATGGGTCGGGCGGATGCAGTTTCCTATGCAACAATCATGTATCTTTATAAGGCCGTGGGCATGATGGACAAAGCCATCGAGATTGCAGAGGAGATGAAACTGTCAGGTTTACTGAAAGATTGTGTTTCATATAATAAGGTACTGGTGTGTTATGCCGCCAATGGACAATTCAATGAATGTGGTAAATTAGTACATGAGATGATATCTCATAAGCTTTTGCCAAATGATGGAACTTTTAAAGTTTTGTTCACTATATTAAAGAAGGGAGGTATTCCCAATGAAGCAGTGGCACAATTAGAGTCATCTTACCAGGAGGGGAAACCATATGCTCGGCAAGCAACCTTCACTGCTTTGTACTCTTTAGTTGGTATGCATACTTTGGCACTTGAATCTGCTCGACCATTCATTGAATCTGAGGTTGAACTTGACTCATCTGCCTATAACGTGGCAATCTATGCATATGGTTCAGCTGGAGATATCAACAAGGccttgaatatatatatgaaaatgcGGGATAAGCATGTGGGACCAGACCTTGCAACGTATATATATCTGGTTGGTTGTTATGGAAAAGCTGGCATGATTGAAGGTGTGAAACGGGTATATAGCCAATTAGAATATGGAGAGATTGAGTCAAGTGAGTCTTTGTACAAGGCTATTATAGAAGCCTATAAGATTTGCAATAGAAAGGATCTTGCCGAGTTAGTTAGCCGAGAAATGAGATTTGCATTAAACTCACAAGAACATTCTGAAGTTGGAAGCGAAGGTCAATATGATGAATATGAAGTTGGAAGTGAAGATGAATATAAAGTTGGAAGTGAAACTGATTATGACGAATTCTGA